One Cucurbita pepo subsp. pepo cultivar mu-cu-16 unplaced genomic scaffold, ASM280686v2 Cp4.1_scaffold000710, whole genome shotgun sequence genomic window carries:
- the LOC111785750 gene encoding ethylene-responsive transcription factor RAP2-11-like: MEIHFQSPGTHGGATASLGKSSKFKGRTRGNNANKFVGVRQRPSGRWVAEIKDTTKKIRMWLGTFETAEEAARAYDEAACLLRGSNTRTNFIPQISTNSPIASRIRSLLNSRKNPILNPLKNHSAAAAAAPIIQDGRLFDGAYKPDMTNCLEETEMGSDFCSDSSCSSDSSRLGASSGVGFVDGLSMVQESMKFPVNAAAFQAEGEHSEDLELSAFERMKVERQISASLYAMNGVQEYMEAVHEASEAIWDLPPLCSLFC; the protein is encoded by the coding sequence ATGGAAATCCACTTTCAGTCGCCGGGAACCCACGGCGGAGCCACCGCTTCATTGGGCAAATCAAGCAAATTCAAAGGCAGAACTAGAGGGAACAATGCTAACAAGTTCGTCGGAGTCCGGCAGCGGCCGTCGGGGAGATGGGTGGCGGAAATCAAAGACACGACAAAGAAAATCCGAATGTGGCTCGGAACTTTCGAGACGGCGGAGGAAGCCGCCCGAGCTTACGATGAAGCCGCTTGTCTTCTTCGAGGTTCCAATACAAGAACGAATTTCATCCCACAAATCTCCACTAATTCCCCAATCGCCTCACGAATTCGCAGCCTTTTAAACAGCAGAAAAAACCCAATTCTAAATCCACTCAAAAACcactccgccgccgccgccgccgctccAATAATTCAGGACGGCCGGCTGTTCGACGGCGCCTATAAACCCGACATGACGAACTGTTTGGAAGAAACAGAGATGGGTTCTGATTTTTGTAGCGATTCATCTTGTTCTTCTGATTCTTCTCGATTGGGGGCTTCTTCTGGAGTTGGGTTTGTCGATGGGCTTTCGATGGTGCAAGAATCGATGAAGTTTCCGGTGAACGCGGCGGCGTTTCAAGCGGAAGGCGAACATTCAGAGGATTTGGAGCTATCAGCTTTTGAGAGGATGAAAGTTGAGAGGCAAATTTCTGCTTCTTTATATGCCATGAATGGAGTTCAGGAGTATATGGAGGCTGTTCATGAGGCCTCTGAGGCAATTTGGGATCTTCCACCACTCTGTTCTTTGTTCTGTTGA